CAGCGTCATCAGCCCGCTGTTGACCCAGGTTCGCAGGTCGAGCGCGACACCGGCGTCGCCGAGCCGGATGCTGAGTTCGGTCTCCCAGACCGCCTCGTAGGAGTGGTTGTCGACGTTCGCCCAGGCCAGTGCCGCGACGATGGCCGCGACCAGCACCCCCGCGCTGCCCGCCTCGGTACGCATGAACCTGCGCAGCGGCGCGGGGATCCCCTGACCCCACGCCGTGTGCCCGAGCCATCCGGACGAAGGTGAGTCCGTCACCATTACCCCCGTCCCGACGTATGCCGCCCACACCGAGATCTACCACGTGTCGACGGGACGGCAGGCCCGCTCGGGTGAACAGCCCAGGGAATCCCGGCCCGGCGCACGGCGTTGTGACTGTGCGTAACGCCGAGAAGGACCACCGCTAGGCAGCCAGGGGAGGCAGACATGAAGGTTCGCACCTCACTGCGGGCATTGAAGCAGAAGCCGGGTTCGGTGGTGGTACGCCGGCACGGCCGGGTGCTCGTGGTCAACCGTACGAACCCGCAGTGGAAGAGCCGCCAGGGCTGAGGCCACCCGGACAGCGCTGACGCCGATGTCCGGTTGAGGCCCGATTCCACCGACTGACCGATTCTCCCGTACGGCCCCCGTCACCTCGGCGGGGGCCGTACGTCATTCCCCACCGGAAGCGGCGGACATTGACACCTGTGAACGGCGAGATTACGCTCCCGTTTCAGGAAAGCGCTTTCCCAACATCGCGGCATCACCGGGTACGGAGCGCTCGGTACCCCTTCCAGAAGGGCCCGTGATGGACACACCCGCTCCCTCGACGCCCAGGTCGCGCCGCAGATGGCCGATCATCGGCGGCGCCATCGCGGCGATGACCGCCGGTGCGGCGATCTTCGCGCCGCTGGCCAGTGCCGCCACCGTCTTCACCGCCGGCTTCGAGGACGGCGACATCGGCGGCTGGTCCAAGTCCGGCGGCACCTGGGCGGTGGTCAGCGACGGATCGCAGGTCGCCCGCCAGTCCAAGGCCGACGCGGAGAACGCCCGGTTGTTCAACGCCCCCACCAACCTCACCGACTACACCGTCCAGGCCAGGGTCAAGCCGCTGAGCATCGGCACGAACGGCTTCGTCGGCCTGCTGGCCCGGTCCAGCGGGTCGACCGTCTTCTACCGCCTGGCCCTGCTGCCGGGACGGGCCGAGTTGCAGGCCGTACAGGGAAGCGCCGTCACGGTGCTCGGCAGTTCCTCACGTACCGTCGCCAACGGCACCTGGTACACCCTGTCGATCACCACCAGCGGTTCGGCCGTCACCGGGTCGATCGACGGTGCCCAGTTCGCCTCCGGCTCCAGCTCCCTCTCCGCCGCCGGCCGGATCGGCCTACAGACCTCGTACTCCTCGGCCTCCTTCGACGACGTGACGGTGACGACCGGCGGCACCACCCCGCCGCCCACCCCGACCCCGAGTCCCACCCGGCCGACCCCCACCCCCACCGGCCCGTCCACGCCCACCCCGACGCCGACCGGACCGTCGACCCCGCCGCCCACCGCCCCGCCCGGCAACGCCAGCGGCCTGGTCGGCTTCGCGACCATGAGCGAGTACGGTCGCACCGGCACCAACGGCGGAACCGGCGGCCCGACGGTGACGGTCAGCAACTACGCGCAACTCGCGGCGGCGGTGGCCGACGACGCACCCCGGATCGTCCGGGTGTCGGGCACGATCAGCGGCAACGGCGACGACATGCTGGACGTCGGCTCGAACAAGACCGTCATCGGGGTCGGCTCCAACGCGACCATCAGCGGCTTCGGCCTCGACGTCAACGGCTGGGGCCCGGCGGAGGTGGCCTGGGGCGGCGACCTCTGCGACCCCGCCGAGCGGGACCGGTTCACCCGCACCCAGAACGTCATCATCCGCAACCTGTCGTTCCGGAACTCCCCGGACGACTCGGTGAACGTGCAGTGCTACTCCCACCACGTGTGGATCGACCACAACACGTTCTACCCGGCCAGTGACGGCTCGGTCGACGTCAAGCGCGGATCCGACCTGGTGACCGTCTCCTACAACAGGTACGCCGGGACGGACAAGTCGATGCTGCTGGGGCACAGCGACAGCAACGGCGCCCAGGACACCGGGTACCTGCGCGTCACCTACCACCACAACTGGTTCGACGGATCCGCCACCCGGCACCCGAGAGTGCGGTTCGGGTACGCGCACGTGTTCGCCAACTACGTGAACATCAGCGACTACTTCATCGGGCTGGGCGTGGACGGCAGGATCTACGCCGAGAGCAACTACGTACGCGGCGCGAAGACGATCACCGAGGACTTCGGCAACGCCAGTCTCACCTGGACGAGCAGCAACTTCTACGACGTGGCCACGATCACCCGGGCCAACGACAGCGGCAAGACCATGGAGGACTGGCTGCGCGCCAACAACAGCGTGGCGCGGCCGCCGTACAGCTACTCGGCCGGCTCCGCGTCCTCCAGCCCACCGTCGGCGGGCGCCGGAGTCAGCGGCGCGGACACCATTCCGTAACCGCCTCCGTAGCCGCCGACGCGGCGCTCGGACGATCCCGCACGGCCCCGGGCGGCCGGTACACCCGTACCGGCCGCCCTCGGCGTGCGTGCCACGACGGCGCCGGCCAGCAGCGCCACCGGCCAGCAGCGCCACCGCGACGATCAGCAGTACCCGCACGGCCTGGTCGGCCGGCAGTCGTACCGGCTGCATCGGCAGCAGGGCCAGGCCGAGCAGGGACGCCAGGGCGACGGCCGACCAGAACGGGACCGGCCGGGGTACGACCGACGGCGGTGGCCCGTACCAGCGCCGCGGCAGCCCCGTACGGCCGGCGCTGTGAAGATCCGTCCAGTCCGCTGGGTCCCGCTCGCGCCGGTTCGGTCGCGACATCTCGTCCAAGTGATGGATGTAGATTGACCGTGCCCGTGAACACACCGTGTGCACGTCGATGTCCGCTAGGTATGGAGGACACGTGGTCGACCAGTCGGGCGGACACCTGCCGGACCTGGACCCGGGGACCATCGCGCGGGTGGCGAGCGTCGCCGAGTTGGCCGCGCTGCTGCGCCAACTCCGCCGCCGGGAGGCCCGGCAGGAGGGGGCGAGCCCGCTCACCTACCGCGAACTGGCGGCCAAGACCGGATGGTCCCGGGGCATCCTCGGGGAGTACTTCGCCGGC
The nucleotide sequence above comes from Plantactinospora soyae. Encoded proteins:
- a CDS encoding ribosomal protein bL36; translated protein: MKVRTSLRALKQKPGSVVVRRHGRVLVVNRTNPQWKSRQG
- a CDS encoding pectate lyase family protein, which produces MDTPAPSTPRSRRRWPIIGGAIAAMTAGAAIFAPLASAATVFTAGFEDGDIGGWSKSGGTWAVVSDGSQVARQSKADAENARLFNAPTNLTDYTVQARVKPLSIGTNGFVGLLARSSGSTVFYRLALLPGRAELQAVQGSAVTVLGSSSRTVANGTWYTLSITTSGSAVTGSIDGAQFASGSSSLSAAGRIGLQTSYSSASFDDVTVTTGGTTPPPTPTPSPTRPTPTPTGPSTPTPTPTGPSTPPPTAPPGNASGLVGFATMSEYGRTGTNGGTGGPTVTVSNYAQLAAAVADDAPRIVRVSGTISGNGDDMLDVGSNKTVIGVGSNATISGFGLDVNGWGPAEVAWGGDLCDPAERDRFTRTQNVIIRNLSFRNSPDDSVNVQCYSHHVWIDHNTFYPASDGSVDVKRGSDLVTVSYNRYAGTDKSMLLGHSDSNGAQDTGYLRVTYHHNWFDGSATRHPRVRFGYAHVFANYVNISDYFIGLGVDGRIYAESNYVRGAKTITEDFGNASLTWTSSNFYDVATITRANDSGKTMEDWLRANNSVARPPYSYSAGSASSSPPSAGAGVSGADTIP